From Mycobacterium colombiense CECT 3035:
CGTCCAGTATCCCCCACCCCCGGCTATCTTGGTGGGATGCGAGTAGCGGTGCTCAGCGGCGCGGGGATCTCCGCCGAAAGCGGGGTGCCGACCTTCCGCGACGACAAGAACGGATTGTGGGCCCGCTTCGACCCGTACGAGCTGTCCAGCACCCAGGGATGGCACGACAACCCGCAGCGGGTCTGGGGCTGGTATCTGTGGCGCCACTATCTGGTCGCCGACGTCCAACCGAACGCGGGGCACCGGGCCATCGCCGCCTGGCAAGACGACGCCGAGGTCAGCGTCATCACCCAGAACGTCGACGACCTACACGAGCGGGCGGGCAGCCGGTCGGTTCACCATCTGCACGGCAGCCTGTTCGAATTCCGTTGTGCGCGTTGCGGTGTGGGCTATTCCGGCGCGCTGCCCGCGATGCCCGAACCGGCGCTGGAGGTGGAGCCGCCGGTATGTCACTGCGGCGGGCTGATCCGGCCCGACATCGTGTGGTTCGGTGAGCAGCTGCCGGACGAGCCGTGGCAGCGCGCCGTCGAGGCCACCGAGGCCGCCGACGTCATGGTGGTGGTGGGGACCTCGGCGATCGTCTATCCGGCGGCCGGGCTGGCCGAGCTGGCGCTGTCCCGGGGCACGGCGGTCATCGAGGTCAATCCCGAAACCACGCCGCTATCGGGCAGCGCGACGATCAGCATGCGTGAGACGGCCAGCCGGGCGCTGCCCGGGCTGCTGCAACGGCTACCGGCACTGCTGAACTGACGGGCCGGCCGTCAGGGCCGGCGCGCGCGGCCGAGCAGTAGCTCGGAGACGGGCATCGGCGCCCAGGCCGGCAGCGTGAATTCCCGCCGGGACGCGTCGATTTCGAATCCCGCCTCGACGATCGAGCGCTCGGTGTCGCGGTGGGTGTGACAGTTGCCGAACAGCCGGGGCCACAGCGTCGCGTCCGCGAAACGCTGCAGGCGGCCCCGCGCACCGGCGCTGGCGATGTGCTCGAGGTAGCGCAGTTCGCCGCCCGGCCGCAGCAGCGAATACAAGCGCCGCAGCACGCCGCCGGGATCGCGCACCGAGCACAGCACCAGGGAACACACCACGGCGTCGAACGGCTCGCCGCCGCTGAACGCTTCGACCGTCTCCCCGGTCACCACGACGCGGGCTGGCACCGCCTGAGCCGCGGCCCGGGCCTGGGCCGCCAGCCGTGGTTCGGGCTCCACCGCGACCACCTCGTCGACCGAGTCCGGGTAGTGGGGAAAGTTCGTGCCGATTCCGGCGCCGACTTCGAGGACCCGGCCGGATAGGCCGGCCAGATTCTCCCGGCGCATCGCCCGGATCGCCTCGGCTTCATGGGTGGCGACGACGGGCCAGACGCGCGCGAAGAAGGGGTTGTCGACCACCGTTGTCATGCGTACGTGAACCTTCCGACTGGGATGAGCCCCACGATAGGGTCCGCAACGACGAACCGGTCGGCGTTAGCCGACATTGGGTACCGGCTCGCCGACCGGCTCGGGAAGCTCGAGGGATTCCGCGGCCGGCTCGAGGGATTCGGCGGGTTCCTCGGCGCCACCCTCGCTGATGCCGAAGCGATCGTGCAGCCACGCCAGGGGTTTGGGCGCCCACCAATTCCATCGCCCCATCACGTGCATGAAGGCCGGCACCACCACCATCCGCACCAGCGTGGCGTCGGCGAACACGGCCAGCGTCAGGCCGAGGCCGAACATCCGCATGAACGAGACGTGGGCCGCGATCAGCGCGGCGAACGACATCGACATCACCAACGCGGCCGCGGTGATCACCCGCCCGGTGCGGGCGACGCCGAGCGCCACGCTCTCGTCGTTGGCGGCGTGGGCCTGCTTGGCCGTCGGCCTGGCCGGCCGGGCCGCGCCGGAGGACAGCCAGTACTCCCGGATCCGGGAGAGCAGGAAGACCTCATAGTCCATGGACAGCCCGAAGGCGATGCAGAACAGCAGCACCGGCATGTTGGCCACCAGCGTCCCGCTGGGCGTCGTCCCGAGCGCACCCAGGTGTCCGTCCTGGAAGATCCACACCAGCGCGCCGAACGCCGCCGTCAGCGACAGGAAGTTGCAGGCCAGCGCCTTGGCCGGTAGCAGCACGCTGCCGGTCAGCAGGAACAGCAAGACGAAGGTGATCGCCGCCATCAGCCCGAGGACCAGCGGAAGCCGGTCGGTCACGGCGTCGACGCTGTCGCGGTTGACCTGCGCGACCCCGCCCATCTCGACGGATCGGCCCGCGGGCCCGGGCACCTCGTGCAGCCGTTTGAGCTGGGTGTCGTTCGCCGTGGAGAAGAGGGGCGCGGTGCTGCTGACGGTTAGGAACGCGCTGCCGTCGTGCAGCCCGGTGGCCCCGGCCGGCGGTCCCACCCGGTTGCCGGCCGTGAAGGTGCCGCCGGGGGCGGCCACCGCCGACACGTCGGCGACCCGCGAC
This genomic window contains:
- a CDS encoding SIR2 family NAD-dependent protein deacylase, translated to MRVAVLSGAGISAESGVPTFRDDKNGLWARFDPYELSSTQGWHDNPQRVWGWYLWRHYLVADVQPNAGHRAIAAWQDDAEVSVITQNVDDLHERAGSRSVHHLHGSLFEFRCARCGVGYSGALPAMPEPALEVEPPVCHCGGLIRPDIVWFGEQLPDEPWQRAVEATEAADVMVVVGTSAIVYPAAGLAELALSRGTAVIEVNPETTPLSGSATISMRETASRALPGLLQRLPALLN
- a CDS encoding class I SAM-dependent methyltransferase, producing MTTVVDNPFFARVWPVVATHEAEAIRAMRRENLAGLSGRVLEVGAGIGTNFPHYPDSVDEVVAVEPEPRLAAQARAAAQAVPARVVVTGETVEAFSGGEPFDAVVCSLVLCSVRDPGGVLRRLYSLLRPGGELRYLEHIASAGARGRLQRFADATLWPRLFGNCHTHRDTERSIVEAGFEIDASRREFTLPAWAPMPVSELLLGRARRP